The Reichenbachiella carrageenanivorans region TGTTAGAAGAGTCGGTCGCCAGATATTTAATTGGCAGAATGGTAGCAACATTAGTCCTGACATTTAAATTATTTTATCGCTAGTTTCTTTGTTATGTTTTTAGGAATGGCGTCTTTGTGGAGAGTGATACTTATTGTTTTCAAGCGCATGTATGATTCACTCATGTTGATGTACCCGTCGTTGGATATGTAGTTTGAATTGTTGCCCCAGCTGTTTTTTACCTTGTAGTAGGTGTTGCCTTTCTGATCTTTGAGCATGCCTGTGATGTGCATCAGGTGATCGTCTGTGGTGGTGTAGTTTTCGAATTCATCTTGTCGGTACTGCTGAGTCACGTCTAGCTCTGGATAGATTGCGTCTAATGCAACTTGGTTGTTTCTTTGGTCTGCTGGAATTACAGCAAGACCATGTTTGGCAGAAAAGGTCGGCTCACTCACGTCACAATCAAGCTCTACCGAATAGCCATTGGCTAAAGAGTGCTTGAGGGTTTGAATCAGCTCATCTAAAGGCAAGTTGTAAAAGCTGCCGTTGCTAAAATTGTCGGGGATATTAAGAATGAAACTGGAATAAAACGGCTCATGAGTAAATGAGGTGAGCGATACGTAATCATCAGGATTGATGCTTGTCATCTTTGAAAATGACTGAGGGGTATACGTTTTTCCTTCAAAGGTGAAAGTCTCTGGAGTCGCACCGATATATATGTCGAGCACGGCATTTATGGTGGCCCTCCATTTTTTACTTAGTTTTTTGTTAGGGTTTTCTACGTAAGTGGTCAGCATGGACTCGAGTATGGCTACCATTTCTTTATGGTTATGATAGCTGCTGCCAGCGTCTAAGCCATTGTAGGCGTCTTGTGGCACGAGTCCATTGGCTTTGATGGAATTGAGTACATCATGTGCCAGACCTCCTTCGCTAAAGTTGGCTTTACCTTGTCGCATGATGTAGTTTTCAGCCTTGTCCATGTAGGTTTGACGAACGGTATACATCTCTGACAAGTCAATGGTTTTGCCTGTTTTTCGGATGATTTCAGATTCTATAAAAGAAGATGCAGAAAAGCTCCAGCAAGTACCCGTTTGACCTTGACTGATGATGGGAGTAGACGCTAGGTCAACCGTTGTGGAAAATTCGTAGGTATCTTGAGCATGTATGCTCAAAGACAATGCTAAAGCTGCAAGAGTGAATAGATGTCGCATGATTTTATTTACCATTATTTGAATTCCGAAGATATGAAATCTTCAAAATTTTAAGTTTATCAGACAGTAGAGTTTGATGAACGGTAGGGCTTTATCCCAGTTTTATCAAGTACTCATCAATGAATTCTTGCTTTCTTTTGAGTCGATACTGCATGACCCAGCGAGGGTGGGGTACAGGTACGATTTTTTTGAAAAATCCATGTTTATCGTTGAGTTGTTTGAGGAATTTTAGGTTTTGCCCTTGTCCGATACTGTAGG contains the following coding sequences:
- a CDS encoding C1 family peptidase, producing MRHLFTLAALALSLSIHAQDTYEFSTTVDLASTPIISQGQTGTCWSFSASSFIESEIIRKTGKTIDLSEMYTVRQTYMDKAENYIMRQGKANFSEGGLAHDVLNSIKANGLVPQDAYNGLDAGSSYHNHKEMVAILESMLTTYVENPNKKLSKKWRATINAVLDIYIGATPETFTFEGKTYTPQSFSKMTSINPDDYVSLTSFTHEPFYSSFILNIPDNFSNGSFYNLPLDELIQTLKHSLANGYSVELDCDVSEPTFSAKHGLAVIPADQRNNQVALDAIYPELDVTQQYRQDEFENYTTTDDHLMHITGMLKDQKGNTYYKVKNSWGNNSNYISNDGYINMSESYMRLKTISITLHKDAIPKNITKKLAIK